The proteins below come from a single Juglans regia cultivar Chandler chromosome 12, Walnut 2.0, whole genome shotgun sequence genomic window:
- the LOC109007908 gene encoding inorganic pyrophosphatase 2-like, translating to MVGIVVVFDFDKTIIDSDSDNWVVDELGATDLFNDLLPTMPNWNSLMDRMLKELHARGKTIEDIADVFKRIPIHPRIVPAIKAAHALGCDLRIVSDANTFFIETILKHLELREYFSEINTNPSLVDEEGRLRIFPYHDSHKPPHGCSLCPPNMCKGLIIETIQASVSEEEEKFIYLGDGSGDYCPSLKLRDGDHVMPRKDFPVWDLICKNPLLIKAEIHEWIDGEDLERILLGLINKIISIEETDQFISAECKLQTISVSAHESRPKALPVQQ from the exons ATGGTCGGAATCGTGGTGGTTTTCGACTTTGACAAGACGATCATCGACTCCGATAGCGACAATTGGGTGGTGGACGAGTTGGGCGCCACGGACTTGTTCAATGACCTCCTTCCTACCATGCCTAATTGGAACTCTCTCATG GATAGGATGTTGAAGGAGCTCCATGCACGAGGAAAAACCATCGAGGATATTGCTGATGTATTCAAACGGATACCCATACATCCCAGAATTGTCCCTGCTATCAAAGCAGCCCATGCTTTAGg GTGTGATTTGAGGATTGTAAGCGATGCAAACACATTTTTTATCGAGACTATTCTGAAGCATCTTGAGTTAAGGGAGTATTTTTCTGAGATCAATACGAACCCAAGCTTAGTGGATGAAGAAGGGAGGCTAAGGATCTTTCCCTACCATGATTCTCACAAGCCTCCTCATGGCTGTAGTCTCTGCCCTCCAAACATGTGCAAg GGTCTAATCATAGAAACGATACAAGCTTCTGTAtccgaggaggaggagaagttCATCTATCTTGGGGATGGGAGTGGAGATTATTGCCCAAGCTTGAAGCTTAGAGATGGAGATCATGTGATGCCAAGGAAGGATTTCCCCGTGTGGGATCTCATCTGCAAGAACCCCCTCCTTATTAAGGCTGAAATACACGAGTGGATAGACGGAGAAGACCTTGAACGCATTTTGCTAGGCCTTATTAACAAGATCATCTCCATTGAAGAAACTGATCAGTTTATTTCGGCTGAATGCAAGTTGCAAACCATATCTGTGTCTGCTCATGAATCTCGTCCGAAAGCACTCCCTGTTCAGCAATAG